The DNA window AGTTGATTTCTATACGTTTAAAGGTATGCTTGAGAACGTGTTGGACGAATTTAATGTTTCTGCAAGCTTTGTACCGTGTGAAATTGAGGGATTTGTACCAACAAGGTGTGCAAGAGTTGTTGTAGATGATAAAGATGTTGGAATAATTGGAATGTTTGATCCAGATTTTGTAAATCAACGCTTTGACGTGAAAGACGAAGTGTATGCGTTTGAACTTTCAACTGATTTTATATACGAAAAGTACGTGGAGGTTCCTGCGTACAAAGAAAGTGTACAATTTCCTTCAGTGAGAAGAGATGTATCACTCTTGGTGCCGGATAGCTTTATGCTTGGGAATATATTGGACAGTTTCTTTAAGTACAAATACGTTGAAGAGGTTGGTATTTCGGATATTTATAAAGGAAAAGGTGTTGAAGAAGGATATAAAAGTGTTACGGTGTATTGTGTGTTTAGAGCAAAGGATAGAACTTTGAAGGAAGAAGAAGTGAACAAAATTTGGGATAAACTTAAAAGAGATTTGGTTTATAAATATCCTTTAAAATTGAGATTTGAGGAGGTATGAAATGAGATCGGGATTTGTTGCACTTGCTGGAAAGCCTAATGTAGGTAAATCTTCTATTGTAAACGCCGTTGTGGGTAAAAAAGTACTCATAGTTTCAGACAAGCCACAGACTACGAGAAATAGGATAAATGTGATCCATACAACAAGTGATTATCAAGTAATATTTGTGGATACACCTGGTATCCACAAACCTTTGTACAGATTGGGTGAATACATGGTTAAGGCTGCAGTAAGTGCACTTAAAGGTGTTGACCTTGTTTTAACCGTTGTTGATGCTAAACAGGGAATAAGAAAGCCAGAAGAATTTGTTTTTGATTATGTAAATCAGTCTAATACAAAGACTATTGGGGTTATAAATAAGATAGATCTTGTAGATGGTGAAAGGATAAAATCGTTGGAAAAAAAGATGGAAGATGGATTAAAAAATTGTATTTCTATTATAAAGACTTCCGCTGTCACAGGTGAGGGAATAAAAGAACTTTTAGATTTAATAGTGGATAATCTACCAGAAGGACCTCAATATTACCCAGAAGATATGGTAACGGATAGGCCCCTTTCATTTATGGCTTCCGAGATTGTTAGGGAAAAAATTTTTCATTTGACGTACGAAGAAGTACCACATTCCGTTGCGGTTATTGTCGAAGAAATTAAGGAAAGGGAAAATGGGGTTTTGTACATTAGGGCGAATATTTATGTTGATAGGAAAAGTCAGAAGGGAATTATCATAGGAAACAAGGGGAATATGATAAAGAAAATAGGTCAAAATGCACGGCAAGAGATAGAGTATTTAGTGGGTAATAAGGTATTTCTTGATTTGCATGTGAAGGTAAAAGAAAAATGGAGAGATAAAGATTTTATTATCTTAAACGAGATAGGAATGAAAGATGATTTAAGGGGGTGAGTGTATGAACAATTTTGTGTTTTATAATCCAACAAAACTTGTTTTTGGAAAAAATACTGTTGAAAAAATAGGTGAGTATTTAAAGAAAGATAAAATAAAAAAGGTGTTGTTTTTAGCAGGGGGAGGATCTATAAAGAAAAATGGAGTATATGAAAAAGTTGCAAGGGCTTTATTTGAAAGTTCTATCGAAAAAGTAGAAGTTTTGGGAGTTAGACCTAATCCTGTATTGTCCAAGGTAAAAGAAGCATTAGAGGTGGCAAGAAGGGAAAAGGTAGATGCCATTCTTGCAGTTGGTGGAGGTAGTGTGATTGATAGTGCAAAGGCAGTTGCAGCCGGTGTAAATTATGATGGAGATGTATGGGATTTTTACTCTGGAAAGACCAGGGTAAAAGAAGCAATACCGTTGTATACAATACTCACCCTTTCTGCTACAGGAACTGAAATGAACGGGAATAGTGTTGTAACTAACGAAGAAACACTTGAAAAATTTTCATTTAGTTCTATACATGTTTATCCAAAGGTATCAATAGTTGATCCAGAGGTACAATACACACTTCCACCTAATCAAACGGTAAATGGTGCAGTAGATGCTATAAGTCATGTTATGGAATACTACTTTGATGGTACGAGAAACACACAGTTGATAGATAGAGTAGATGAAGGGATTATAAAAACATTAGTTGAAACTACTGAAATTTTACTTGAAAATCCAAAAGACTATGAAGCGCGTGCTAATTTTGCACTTTCAACTACTTTAGCACTAAATGGTATATCTGGTATGGGACATAGTGGTGGAGATTGGTCATCACATGCTATAGAGCATGCTTTAAGTGCACTTAACCCAGAGGTTGCACATGGTGCAGGTCTTGCAGTGGTCTTTCCCGCATGGCTTACTTACGTTAAGGATTTGATTTCGGATAAACTGGTGAGGTTTGGAATGGAAATATTTGGAAGAGAAGACGGTATTAGCGCACTTAAGAGATGGTACAAAAAAATTGGTGCTCCCACTACCTTGAGAGAGTTAGGATTTGAAAGAGAAGATATAGATAAGTTGGTGAATATAGCATCAAAGATGACACCTATGGGAAGGTTAAAAAAATTGATGAAAGAAGATGTAAGGAAGATATTGGAAATTGCATTCTAGTTCCAGCACACGCTGGGACTTTTTTATATGATATAATTATGTTAGCAATTTTTAGAGGGGGTATACGATGAAGGTCTTATACGCACAATCAGGTGGGGTAACAAGTGTAATCAACGCGTCCGCATATGGGGTATTGGACGAGGCACAAAAAGCAGGGCTTGAAGTATATGTGGGAATACATGGTATATCAGGTGTTTTAAGAGAAAATCTATTAAAAATTAATGGAAAAGATATAGAAGGGTTAAAATACACACCTTCTGCGGCTTTTGGTTCATGTAGAAGAAAGTTAAAAACACAAAAAGATATAAATAAACTCTTTGAAATATTTGAAAAGTATGAAATAGAATATTTCTTTTATAACGGTGGTAATGATTCAATGGACACTGCATGGAAGTTGTATACGGAGGCAAAAAAGAGAAATATACCATTAAAGGTCATTGGTGTGCCAAAAACAGTAGACAATGATTTACCGCATACGGATCATTGTCCAGGATATGGTTCTGCGGCAAAGTATATAGCTACTGCCATTATGGAAGCTACACTTGATTTGAGGAGTATGTATGTGGATTCAACTAGGGTATTTGTAATGGAAATTATGGGTAGACACGCAGGGTGGCTTTCTGCTGCGGCAGGGCTTGGGTGGTTAAACGGTATAGGTGCAGATTTAATATTATTTCCTGAAGTGCCATTTAACAAGGAAAAGTTTTTGGAGAGGGTAGATGAGAGTATTAGAAGAAAAGGATATTGTTCAATAGCCGTTTCAGAGGGAATTAAGTATCCAGATGGTTTTTTTGTAGCGGATATGGGTTATACAGATAGTTTTGGTAATAGACAATTAGGTGGTGTGGGGTTTACAATTGCAGGGATGATAAGGTCAGAACTTTCACTTAAGACGCATGTTGCAATACCAGATTATCTACAAAGAAGTGGTAGACACATTGCAAGTAAAACCGATGTAGATGAAGCAGAAGCAGTTGGAAGACAAGCTGTAAAACTTGCACTTGATGGAGTATCCGGGGTTATGGTTACAATAAACAGGGTGAGTAATTCACCGTATAAAGTAGAATATGGTACAGTGGAATTAAATAAAGTTGCAGAGGTAACAAAATATCTTCCCGACGACTTTCACACGGATTTTGAAGTGACTGAAGAGTATATAGAATATGCAAAACCATTAATTGAAGGTGAATTGTTCCCAAAATTTAAGGATGGCCTGCCAGTTTATACCATTTTTAAGGAGGTAGAAGAGTAATCTTTTTTGTAGTTTTTTCGATTTTTCAGGTCATTTTTTCATTTTTTTTGTATTTATTGAAAAAGGCAAAATTTTTGCCTTTTTTGATACCTATTTCTTCTATTTCCCTACTTTTTGAAAGATTTGATATTGTACTTTCTGGGTACGGGGGAGTACATTTAATTTTTGATTCAAATTCATTTTATTTTTTGCTTACCAATATCTCTTGTAGTATTATTGTGTCTTATTTTCTCTACCAAAATGGCAATGAGCATGTGTATTTTTTCTTTTCGCTCTTGCATACAATTTTAAATTTACTCTTTATCTCAAATGACCTGTTTAACATATACGTTATACTTGAAACTTCAACTTTGTTAATTACATTACTTATTCTTTCAAGTGAAAAATTTGAGCAGAAGATAACGGCTATTAAATACATCTTTGCAAGTTCACTTGCGATGAGTTTTTATTTAATAGGAATAGGGATGCACTATTATTCAACTGGAAGTTTTGATATTTCAAATGTAGATGGACTTTCCGGGTACTTGATGAAATTTTCACTTCTTGCAAAGGGTGGTTTTTTTCTATTTGGGCTTTGGCTTCCAGAAGTACATTCAAATTCAGAGCCTGAAATTTCCGCAATGCTTTCAAGCGTGTATACACAATCGGTATTATTTCCACTTTTGAGAATAGGCTTAGATGACCTTTTTTTATTTGGAATAATGGCTTTTTTTTACGGAGTGTTTTTTGCCATTATTTCAAAAGATTTTAAAAAAGTTCTTGCTTACAGTTCAATGTCTCAGCTGGGAATAATGATTCTAAATCCTCTTTTTACACCTGTTTATGTGCTTTATCATGGTATATCAAAGAGTATTTTGTTTTTGAGTACAAGGTATGTTAAAAGAGATTTATCCGAAAAAAGGGAAGTTCCCGTTTTCTTGTTTTTGGCTTTATTAATTTCTTTATTATCTATCTCTGGTTTTTCATTTACCGCTTTAGGATATGTTAAATCAAAACTTTTTGTGGAAAATTTTAAATATTTTAAATATATTGTAAGTTTTCTTAGCGCTGTTTATGCGGGGAAAGTTTTAAAGCTAAGGGTTGTATTCTCAAAAAGGCATATACTTTTGTTTTTATTTTCGATTTTTTTGATTTATCCATATTTTAACGTTATTTCATCTCTATTTGTAGTTTTAGGGTTGATATTTGGGTATTTTTTAAAGATTTATTTTGATTTTTCCATTACCACTGAATCCATTTTAACGTTTATGGTATTTTCAATTTCATTTTTTACTTTGCTTGGAGGAAGGTTATGGTAGATTTTATAGCACCATTTTTGATCATATTTTTATCAATTTATGGTCTTTTGTTCAAAAAGCATATAATTTCAAAAATAATAGCGCTTGATGTGTTAAATACGGGAATTGTTTTCTTGTTTGTAGTTATTGCGTCAAAAATTGGAAATGCGCCTCCTTTAAAGGGAAGTGGAAATTACGTAGATCCATTTCCACAAGCGGTTATAATAACATCTATAGTTATTGGGTTTGCCACAATTTCACTGCTTCTTTCAATTACCATGATTGTTGTGGAGAAGAAAAGAAAAAAGGATTTAAATGAAATTGAAAAAGAGTAATGTGGATAACACGTTACTTTTTGTGTATAATTTAAAGTGGAATTATTTCCAAAGGAGGTAGGATTTATGAAAAAATTTATATGTATTCTTTTGATTTTTTCCGTTTTGAATTTTTCAGCAGTTTTAGTTAAAGATGATAAGGTTGTATTTACTTTTAAAGAGGCGGTAGATGCAAAAGTTGTATACCTTGCAGGAACTTTTAATAATTGGTCTTCAAGTTCCATTGCAATGGAAAAAGAGGAGGGTGTATGGAAGATTTCTTTAAAATTAGAGCCCGGTACGTATCAGTATAAATATGTAATTGATGGAAAGAATTGGAAGGAAGACCCAGAAGCACCGGGAT is part of the Thermosipho affectus genome and encodes:
- a CDS encoding proton-conducting transporter transmembrane domain-containing protein produces the protein MPFLIPISSISLLFERFDIVLSGYGGVHLIFDSNSFYFLLTNISCSIIVSYFLYQNGNEHVYFFFSLLHTILNLLFISNDLFNIYVILETSTLLITLLILSSEKFEQKITAIKYIFASSLAMSFYLIGIGMHYYSTGSFDISNVDGLSGYLMKFSLLAKGGFFLFGLWLPEVHSNSEPEISAMLSSVYTQSVLFPLLRIGLDDLFLFGIMAFFYGVFFAIISKDFKKVLAYSSMSQLGIMILNPLFTPVYVLYHGISKSILFLSTRYVKRDLSEKREVPVFLFLALLISLLSISGFSFTALGYVKSKLFVENFKYFKYIVSFLSAVYAGKVLKLRVVFSKRHILLFLFSIFLIYPYFNVISSLFVVLGLIFGYFLKIYFDFSITTESILTFMVFSISFFTLLGGRLW
- the era gene encoding GTPase Era, which codes for MRSGFVALAGKPNVGKSSIVNAVVGKKVLIVSDKPQTTRNRINVIHTTSDYQVIFVDTPGIHKPLYRLGEYMVKAAVSALKGVDLVLTVVDAKQGIRKPEEFVFDYVNQSNTKTIGVINKIDLVDGERIKSLEKKMEDGLKNCISIIKTSAVTGEGIKELLDLIVDNLPEGPQYYPEDMVTDRPLSFMASEIVREKIFHLTYEEVPHSVAVIVEEIKERENGVLYIRANIYVDRKSQKGIIIGNKGNMIKKIGQNARQEIEYLVGNKVFLDLHVKVKEKWRDKDFIILNEIGMKDDLRG
- a CDS encoding iron-containing alcohol dehydrogenase, whose protein sequence is MNNFVFYNPTKLVFGKNTVEKIGEYLKKDKIKKVLFLAGGGSIKKNGVYEKVARALFESSIEKVEVLGVRPNPVLSKVKEALEVARREKVDAILAVGGGSVIDSAKAVAAGVNYDGDVWDFYSGKTRVKEAIPLYTILTLSATGTEMNGNSVVTNEETLEKFSFSSIHVYPKVSIVDPEVQYTLPPNQTVNGAVDAISHVMEYYFDGTRNTQLIDRVDEGIIKTLVETTEILLENPKDYEARANFALSTTLALNGISGMGHSGGDWSSHAIEHALSALNPEVAHGAGLAVVFPAWLTYVKDLISDKLVRFGMEIFGREDGISALKRWYKKIGAPTTLRELGFEREDIDKLVNIASKMTPMGRLKKLMKEDVRKILEIAF
- a CDS encoding sodium:proton antiporter; translation: MVDFIAPFLIIFLSIYGLLFKKHIISKIIALDVLNTGIVFLFVVIASKIGNAPPLKGSGNYVDPFPQAVIITSIVIGFATISLLLSITMIVVEKKRKKDLNEIEKE
- a CDS encoding 6-phosphofructokinase encodes the protein MKVLYAQSGGVTSVINASAYGVLDEAQKAGLEVYVGIHGISGVLRENLLKINGKDIEGLKYTPSAAFGSCRRKLKTQKDINKLFEIFEKYEIEYFFYNGGNDSMDTAWKLYTEAKKRNIPLKVIGVPKTVDNDLPHTDHCPGYGSAAKYIATAIMEATLDLRSMYVDSTRVFVMEIMGRHAGWLSAAAGLGWLNGIGADLILFPEVPFNKEKFLERVDESIRRKGYCSIAVSEGIKYPDGFFVADMGYTDSFGNRQLGGVGFTIAGMIRSELSLKTHVAIPDYLQRSGRHIASKTDVDEAEAVGRQAVKLALDGVSGVMVTINRVSNSPYKVEYGTVELNKVAEVTKYLPDDFHTDFEVTEEYIEYAKPLIEGELFPKFKDGLPVYTIFKEVEE